In the genome of Schistocerca piceifrons isolate TAMUIC-IGC-003096 chromosome X, iqSchPice1.1, whole genome shotgun sequence, one region contains:
- the LOC124722854 gene encoding uncharacterized protein LOC124722854, with protein sequence MDVALKTVLLLVTATVTFGKAEYRLAVRPHYKWSGAGTATASAAGPRIALLRGPPLSARPPPHQHVHAPLPLSLPHHHHHQHHHHQLQHQHHVHAPAALPPARLRRPVVASDVAHGSPPRLALRPPPHVELSASTWDDTAFRAPLHMEPFNPSPPPAPQRPPVVTTSSDDDKGPIHTIPAPNLSLDKPHRLPAATVYGKAPEHSLPPLKPTFPSVFHSGLHLPTSHSHFGATTVSVQPSHGYEVHEPTNDQAGYNVEGLPTYFAPDPDPSLPSPKVPAALEPHNVPTNNVPLPELLGTAYNNHEPDAQNALTSQDLFQLLNGIAPQGQQQPLVDSYGVPIGQQPQLVYQTALPQQQGVDALSSFHTTPDNGLLLQGDLQSPFHTFNYPHQFHTVDSNADHFANSQSYYSEQEASDSIPRVTVLRKTPESHGKPLDEHSSNGAQDDSLSEQESAETSYYSGKVESVPARTDDSETRTGNGTPSFYSQIGSGGSGVVSTSFYTTLPSKEVADSLASLQAAGSLNTNSANNKKSTPAPNRNSIHTTDQVVHVGDKVPEGQETKDANSPADNESKAENSQDYEEHVEYVEYEDDPPTTDNKDENDDSYSNHHTQDTSGHLHSNKQQYSDYYQPSYDDNSPEENEDAAEPSLEFGARIRPKRNSMI encoded by the coding sequence ACGGTTTTACTTTTGGTGACGGCAACGGTGACATTCGGGAAGGCGGAATACCGGCTGGCAGTGCGTCCACACTACAAGTGGAGCGGAGCCGGCACGGCCACGGCCAGCGCCGCAGGTCCGCGCATCGCGCTGCTTCGCGGGCCGCCGCTGTCTGCCCGCCCGCCCCCGCATCAGCACGTGCACGCGCCGCTGCCACTGTCTCtgccgcaccaccaccaccaccaacaccaccaccaccaactgcaGCACCAGCACCACGTGCATGCCCCCGCCGCGCTGCCCCCAGCCAGGCTGCGGCGCCCCGTCGTGGCGTCAGACGTCGCCCACGGCTCGCCGCCTCGGCTGGCGCTACGCCCGCCACCCCACGTCGAACTCTCCGCCTCCACGTGGGACGACACCGCCTTCCGTGCTCCACTGCATATGGAGCCCTTCAACCCGTCGCCTCCTCCTGCGCCGCAACGCCCACCCGTCGTCACAACCAGCTCCGACGACGACAAAGGTCCGATACACACGATACCTGCCCCAAATCTGAGCCTCGACAAGCCTCACAGGCTGCCGGCGGCTACTGTCTACGGTAAAGCGCCGGAGCACAGCTTACCACCATTGAAGCCGACTTTCCCTTCAGTGTTCCACAGTGGGTTGCATCTTCCGACGTCACACTCCCACTTCGGAGCGACTACTGTCAGTGTCCAGCCCAGTCACGGCTACGAAGTCCACGAGCCTACAAACGATCAGGCGGGTTACAATGTGGAAGGCTTGCCCACGTACTTTGCTCCGGATCCCGACCCGAGCCTGCCGAGTCCCAAAGTTCCGGCGGCTCTCGAGCCGCACAATGTTCCGACAAATAACGTTCCTCTGCCGGAGCTTTTAGGTACTGCCTATAACAATCACGAACCGGATGCACAGAATGCTCTAACATCGCAAGACTTATTCCAGCTGCTCAATGGAATCGCACCACAGGGACAGCAGCAGCCATTGGTCGACAGCTACGGTGTGCCCATCGGTCAGCAACCGCAACTCGTTTACCAAACAGCTTTGCCTCAGCAACAGGGAGTGGATGCACTGTCTAGTTTCCATACCACGCCCGATAACGGCCTTCTCCTTCAGGGTGATTTACAGTCACCTTTCCATACCTTCAACTATCCACATCAGTTTCACACGGTGGATTCTAACGCAGACCATTTCGCAAACTCTCAGTCGTACTACAGTGAGCAAGAAGCTTCAGATAGTATCCCCAGGGTGACAGTGCTTCGCAAGACACCTGAGTCGCATGGAAAGCCCTTAGATGAGCACTCCTCAAACGGGGCTCAAGACGACTCGCTATCAGAGCAAGAAAGCGCGGAGACGAGTTATTACAGTGGAAAAGTGGAGTCAGTTCCGGCAAGGACAGACGACTCGGAGACAAGGACTGGCAATGGAACTCCCTCCTTCTACTCGCAAATCGGTAGCGGTGGAAGCGGTGTAGTATCCACCTCCTTTTACACAACACTACCGAGCAAAGAAGTAGCCGACAGCTTGGCTAGTCTTCAAGCTGCAGGCAGCTTAAATACTAACTCCGCCAACAACAAAAAGAGCACACCGGCACCTAACAGGAACAGCATCCACACCACTGATCAGGTAGTGCACGTTGGGGACAAGGTTCCAGAAGGCCAGGAGACGAAAGACGCAAACTCTCCCGCTGACAACGAAAGCAAAGCTGAAAACTCTCAGGATTATGAAGAACATGTCGAGTATGTGGAATATGAGGACGACCCTCCCACAACCGATAACAAGGACGAAAATGATGATTCATATAGCAATCATCACACACAGGATACGTCTGGTCATCTTCATAGCAACAAACAACAGTATTCTGATTATTATCAGCCCAGCTACGACGACAACAGTCCTGAAGAAAATGAAGACGCCGCGGAACCTTCATTGGAATTCGGCGCCAGAATACGACCGAAACGAAATTCGATGATTTGA